The Panicum hallii strain FIL2 chromosome 9, PHallii_v3.1, whole genome shotgun sequence genome has a window encoding:
- the LOC112876435 gene encoding fe(2+) transport protein 1-like codes for MSSRTQLHALAPLAVLVLLAAAAPLLAGAQPASPDPAADACANPSADGACHNVPKALRLKLIAIPTILVSSVIGVCLPLFSRYVPALRPDRNLFVIVKAFASGVILATGYMHVLPDSFNNLTSPCLPKKPWGDFSFTAFVAMLAALFTLMVDSLMLTFYNRKRSGNTSGRRAGAAVADHESPAHGHWHGHGDIVAAESAAVAKPEDDDEASKVQLRRNRVVVQVLEMGIIVHSVVIGLGMGASQSVCTIRPLVAAMCFHQLFEGMGLGGCILQAEYGARMKAGLVFFFSTTTPFGIALGLALTKVYRENSPTALIVVGLLNAASAGLLHYMALVELLAADFMGPRLQGSVRLQLLSFAAVLLGAGGMSIMAKWA; via the exons ATGTCGTCGCGAACCCAGCTACATGCCCTTGCCCCTCTCGccgtcctcgtcctcctcgccgccgccgctcccttgCTCGCCGGTGCGCAGCCGGCGTCGCCGGACCCGGCGGCAGACGCCTGCGCCAACCCCTCCGCGGACGGCGCGTGCCACAACGTCCCCAAGGCGCTGCGCCTGAAGCTGATCGCCATCCCGACGATCCTGGTGTCCAGCGTGATCGGCGTGTGCCTGCCGCTCTTCTCCCGCTACGTCCCCGCGCTCCGGCCCGACCGCAACCTCTTCGTCATCGTCAAGGCCTTCGCGTCGGGGGTCATCCTCGCCACGGGGTACATGCACGTGCTCCCGGACTCCTTCAACAACCTCACCTCGCCGTGCCTGCCGAAGAAGCCCTGGGGCGACTTCTCCTTCACCGCCTTCGTCGCCATGCTCGCCGCCCTGTTCACGCTCATGGTGGACTCGCTCATGCTTACCTTCTACAACCGGAAGAGGAGCGGCAACACCTCCGGCCGGCGCGCGGGCGCCGCGGTCGCCGACCACGAGAGCCCCGCGCACGGGCACTGGCACGGCCACGGGGACATCGTCGCGGCGGAATCCGCGGCGGTTGCCAAgcccgaggacgacgacgaggccAGCAAGGTGCAGCTGCGCCGGAACCGCGTCGTCGTTCAG GTCCTGGAGATGGGCATCATCGTGCACTCGGTGGTGATCGGCCTGGGCATGGGCGCGTCCCAGAGCGTGTGCACGATCCGGCCGCTGGTGGCGGCCATGTGCTTCCACCAGCTGTTCGAGGGGATGGGGCTCGGCGGCTGCATCTTGCAGGCGGAGTACGGCGCCCGGATGAAGGCCGGGCTGGTGTTCTTCTTCTCGACGACGACGCCGTTCGGGATCGCGCTGGGGCTGGCGCTCACCAAGGTGTACCGGGAGAACAGCCCCACGGCGCTCATCGTGGTGGGCCTGCTGAACGCCGCCTCCGCGGGGCTGCTCCACTACATGGCGCTCGTGGAGCTCCTCGCCGCCGACTTCATGGGGCCCAGGCTGCAGGGCAGCGTCAGGCTCCAGCTGCTCTccttcgccgccgtcctcctcggCGCCGGCGGCATGTCCATCATGGCCAAGTGGGCGTGA
- the LOC112872713 gene encoding fe(2+) transport protein 2-like — MSSQSPRRVVSVLTLFVLVSSSLAAAAAAQNEPEAQPPTTHGVCGGPDVGGRCHSVPRALRLKLIAIPAILLASLLGVCLPLVSRSVPALHPDGDLFVVVKAFASGVILGTGYMHVLPDSFNDLSSPCLPRRPWAEFPFTAFVAMLAAVFTLMVDSLMLTFHSRGRGNKASAAVAHHGHGSPPPQVHLHGHGHLDDMSEPAASTEAVGKVEEEDVEAGRTQLLRNRVIVQVLEMGIVVHSVVIGLGMGASQNVCTIRPLVAALCFHQLFEGMGLGGCILQAEYGARMRSVLVFFFSTTTPFGIALGLALTRVYSDSSPTALIVVGLLNAASAGLLHYMALVDLLAADFMGPKLQGSVRLQLVCFPAVLLGAGGMSVMAKWA; from the exons ATGTCTTCCCAATCACCAAGAAGAGTAGTGAGCGTCCTCACTCTCTTCGTGCTTGTATCCTCCtcgctggccgccgccgccgccgcgcaaaACGAGCCCGAAGCGCAACCACCGACGACCCATGGCGTGTGCGGCGGCCCGGACGTGGGCGGGAGATGCCACAGCGTCCCCAGGGCGCTGCGGCTGAAGCTGATCGCCATCCCGGCGATCCTCCTCGCCAGCTTGCTCGGCGTGTGCCTGCCGCTCGTCTCCCGCTCCGTGCCGGCGCTCCACCCCGACGGCGACCTCTTCGTCGTCGTCAAGGCCTTCGCGTCGGGGGTCATCCTCGGCACAGGCTACATGCACGTGCTCCCAGACTCCTTCAACGACCTCAGCTCGCCCTGCCTGCCGCGGAGGCCCTGGGCGGAGTTCCCCTTCACGGCGTTCGTCGCCATGCTCGCCGCCGTGTTCACGCTCATGGTGGACTCGCTCATGCTCACGTTCCACAGCCGGGGCAGGGGCAACAAGGCCAGCGCCGCGGTCGCGCACCACGGCCATGGCAGCCCTCCTCCGCAGGTGCACCTCCATGGTCACGGGCATCTGGACGACATGAGTGAGCCGGCGGCGAGCACGGAGGCCGTGGGCAAGGTCGAGGAGGAGGACGTGGAGGCCGGCAGAACGCAGCTGCTCAGGAACCGCGTCATTGTTCAG GTCTTGGAGATGGGCATCGTGGTGCACTCAGTGGTGATCGGCCTGGGGATGGGCGCATCGCAGAACGTCTGCACGATCCGGCCCCTCGTGGCTGCGCTCTGCTTCCACCAGCTCTTCGAGGGGATGGGTCTCGGCGGCTGCATCCTGCAGGCGGAGTACGGCGCCCGGATGAGGTCGGTGCTGGTGTTCTTCTTCTCGACGACGACGCCGTTCGGGATCGCGCTGGGGCTGGCGCTCACCAGGGTGTACAGCGATAGCAGCCCGACGGCGCTCATCGTGGTCGGGCTGCTGAACGCCGCCTCCGCGGGGCTGCTCCACTACATGGCGCTCGTCGacctcctcgccgccgactTCATGGGGCCCAAGCTGCAGGGCAGCGTCCGGCTCCAGCTCGTCTGCTTCCCCGCCGTCCTCCTCGGCGCCGGTGGCATGTCCGTCATGGCCAAGTGGGCGTGA
- the LOC112876214 gene encoding BTB/POZ domain and ankyrin repeat-containing protein NPR3-like: METSTISFSSPSSSPQSPPPPLATPAELEAVRLRRLSDNLERLLDPAFLNCTDAEIALAAGKGGAAVGVHRCILSARSAFFLDHFASLPPPAAVGERPRLELDGLVPGGRHIGRDALMPVLGYLYTGRLKSPPQEATVCMDDACGHAACRPAIDFVVESMYAASGFQISELISLFQRHLSDFVGTALDEDVVPIVHVSSTCELQDLLNQCIQRIAVSTLDSGYLEKELPDDIYCKIKEIRQSAFQDESENAIVDPEHEKRVRNILKALDSDDVDLVGLLLQESAVTLDDAFALHYAAAYCEPKVFAELLKLNSANVNLKNNSGYTPLHIACMRREPAIILSLVERGASVLERTLDGRDALTICKRLTREKDCNRKLETCEETSKPYLCIHILEQELKRKSIIFDLISIEESIATPLLVDNFHMRLINLENRVAFARIFFPSEAKLVMRIAQADSTEEFAGITNFSKLKEVDLNETPTMQNRRLRERLDALTKTVELGRRYFPHCSDVLDNFLNEESTDLIYLETGTPEDQRVKRMRFSELKEDVRKAFTKDKAAVAAIASSASSSSSVRYEGRGRQSNRKSKQSR; encoded by the exons ATGGAGACCTCCACCATTAGCTTCTCGTCTCCGTCCTCGTCGCCCcagtccccgccgccgccgctggccacGCCGGCCGAGCTCGAGGCCGTCAGGCTGCGCCGCCTCAGCGACAACCTCGAGCGCCTCCTCGACCCGGCCTTCCTCAACTGCACAGACGCCGAGATCGCGCTCGCCGCGGGGAAGGGCGGCGCCGCAGTCGGCGTCCACCGCTGCATCCTCTCCGCCAGGAGCGCCTTCTTCCTCGACCACTTCGCCTCCCtcccgccccccgccgccgttGGCGAGAGGCCCCGGCTCGAGCTCGACGGCCTGGTCCCCGGCGGCCGCCACATCGGCCGGGACGCCCTCATGCCCGTCCTCGGGTACCTCTACACCGGCCGCCTCAAGTCGCCGCCGCAGGAGGCCACCGTCTGCATGGACGACGCGTGCGGCCACGCGGCGTGCCGACCGGCGATAGACTTTGTCGTCGAGTCCATGTACGCCGCTTCTGGCTTCCAGATCTCCGAGCTTATCTCCCTCTTCCAG CGCCATCTCTCTGACTTTGTTGGCACAGCTCTGGACGAAGATGTGGTGCCGATTGTTCATGTTTCTTCCACCTGCGAGCTTCAGGACCTGCTCAATCAGTGTATTCAGAGGATTGCAGTCTCCACTCTCGATAGCGGGTACCTCGAGAAGGAGCTTCCAGATGATATATACTGCAAGATCAAGGAAATCCGGCAGAGTGCATTTCAGGATGAATCAGAGAACGCCATTGTGGACCCTGAGCATGAGAAGAGGGTTAGAAACATCCTCAAGGCCTTGGATTCTGACGATGTTGACCTTGTTGGCTTGCTGTTACAGGAGTCTGCAGTCACCTTGGATGATGCTTTTGCTCTACACTATGCTGCAGCCTACTGTGAGCCTAAAGTGTTTGCAGAATTGCTGAAACTTAATTCCGCCAATGTAAATCTGAAGAATAACAGTGGGTATACACCGCTGCACATAGCTTGCATGAGGCGAGAACCGGCCATCATTCTTTCACTTGTGGAGAGGGGAGCCTCTGTGCTGGAGAGGACGCTGGATGGGCGTGATGCTCTTACTATCTGCAAGAGACTAACAAGAGAGAAAGACTGCAACAGGAAGTTGGAAACATGCGAGGAGACAAGCAAGCCTTACTTGTGTATTCACATATTGGAGCAAGAACTTAAGAGGAAATCCATCATTTTTGACCTGATCTCTATAGAGGAGTCGATTGCCACGCCTTTGTTGGTTGATAATTTTCACATGAGGCTCATAAACTTGGAGAACAGAG TTGCCTTTGCAAGGATATTCTTCCCTTCTGAGGCCAAGCTTGTCATGCGCATCGCACAAGCTGATTCAACTGAAGAGTTTGCTGGCATCACAAATTTCAGTAAACTGAAGGAGGTTGATCTGAATGAGACCCCCACAATGCAAAACAGGAGGTTACGTGAACGCCTTGACGCCTTAACAAAGACAG TCGAACTAGGGAGACGATACTTCCCACATTGTTCAGATGTTCTTGACAATTTCCTCAACGAAGAATCTACCGATCTGATCTACCTTGAGACTGGCACTCCAGAGGATCAGCGAGTCAAGCGGATGCGCTTCTCTGAACTCAAAGAGGACGTCCGCAAGGCCTTCACAAAAGATAAGGCGGCCGTCGCAGCCATAGCTTCATCAGCATCCTCATCTTCGTCTGTGAGGTATGAAGGGAGGGGTAGACAATCCAATAGGAAATCGAAGCAATCACGGTGA
- the LOC112874842 gene encoding transmembrane protein 56-B-like, whose product MAAVTAYKYQAQALMRDYLLADPLVPYTSVLMGIVLCKMAYDFTRILSSFYFKGYTSLTKIQRIEWNNRGMSSAHAIFITAVSLYLVASTDLFSDRIKGPITFRNSIISTSALGVSVGYFITDLAMIFWLYPSLGGMEYVLHHTLSLVAIAYTMLSGEGQFYTYMVLISETTTPEINLRWFLDTAGLKKSSAYLVNGILMFVAWLVARIFLFIYVFYHIYLHYSQIMQMHAFGYYLTFLVPSVLFVMNTMWFMKILKGVKKTLAKWP is encoded by the exons ATGGCAGCCGTCACAGCTTACAAATATCAAGCTCAGGCATTGATGAGGGACTACCTGCTAGCCGATCCACTTGTTCCGTACACCTCGGTGCTCATGGGCATTGTCCTCTGCAAGATG GCTTATGATTTCACTCGGATATTGAGCTCCTTTTACTTCAAGGGCTATACTTCATTAACAAAAATACAACGCATCGAATGGAACAATAG GGGTATGTCCAGTGCACATGCAATCTTTATCACAGCTGTGTCGTTATATCTTGTTGCGTCGACTGATCTTTTCTCTGACCGGATCAAGGGACCTATTACATTCCGTAATTCGATCATATCCACTTCTGCATTGGGG GTTTCTGTCGGTTACTTCATCACTGATCTTGCAATGATCTTCTGGTTGTATCCTTCCCTTGGTGGAATGGAATAT GTCCTCCATCATACTCTTTCCTTAGTTGCAATAGCATACACAATGTTGTCTGGGGAAGGGCAGTTTTACACATACATGGTTCTTATTTCAGAGACAACCACCCCTGAAATCAACTTGCGATG GTTCCTTGACACAGCTGGACTGAAAAAATCAAGCGCTTACTTGGTTAATGGAATTCTGATGTTTGTTGCATGGCTG GTGGCAAGGATATTTTTGTTCATATATGTATTTTATCACATCTATTTGCACTACAGTCAG ATTATGCAGATGCACGCCTTTGGGTACTACCTGACATTTCTTGTGCCATCAGTGCTCTTTGTGATGAACACAATGTGGTTCATGAAGATCTTAAAGGGTGTGAAGAAAACACTGGCAAAATGGCCATGA
- the LOC112874843 gene encoding ras-related protein RABF2b-like gives MAANAGNKIRNAKLVLLGDVGAGKSSLVLRFVKGQFVEFQESTIGAAFFSQTLAVNDETVKFEIWDTAGQERYHSLAPMYYRGAAAAIIVYDITNPASFTRAKKWVQELQAQGNPNTIVALAGNKADMLDARQVPAEEAKTYAQENGLFFMETSAKTAINVNDIFYEIAKRLLQGQQDPSPQAGMVLNQRPNERMVSSSSCCS, from the exons ATGGCGGCCAACGCCGGCAACAAGATCCGCAACGCCAAGCTG GTTCTTCTTGGAGATGTGGGCGCTGGCAAATCTAGTTTGGTTCTTCGGTTTGTGAAAGGACAGTTTGTCGAATTCCAG GAATCAACAATTGGAGCAGCTTTCTTCTCCCAGACCTTGGCGGTCAATGATGAGACTGTTAAGTTTGAAATCTGGGATACTGCTGGGCAGGAGAGGTACCATAGCTTGGCCCCCATGTACTATAGgggtgctgctgctgccatCATTGTCTATGACATCACGAATCCG GCCTCCTTCACTCGTGCGAAGAAATGGGTCCAAGAACTTCAAGCTCAAG GAAACCCGAATACAATAGTGGCTCTTGCTGGCAACAAAGCTGATATGCTAGACGCAAGGCAGGTGCCAGCAGAG GAAGCAAAAACGTATGCACAGGAGAATGGACTTTTCTTCATGGAGACATCTGCCAAAACTGCAATCAATGTGAATGACATATTTTATGAGATCG CAAAGAGACTGCTTCAAGGGCAACAGGATCCAAGCCCACAGGCTGGAATGGTTCTGAACCAGAGACCAAATGAGAGAATGGTCAGCAGTTCTTCATGCTGCTCTTGA
- the LOC112873645 gene encoding uncharacterized protein LOC112873645 yields MAGAGALTVARDYRRGNWTLPETMLLIEAKRKVHEERHPGDQVLARWRWVEDYCWRAGCRRSHNQCNDRWDNLMRDYKKVRAYEVAGAGAGRAPSYWAMGRAERKEKGLPSNLLREIYDAMGEVIERRMSLGGCGGGSGGGAGGTFLGASSGLLDVPMQASPLAQFLPRSLPLEQETRHHGYRVAHFSPESPDRKRRRPSLDDLRPGIGSSTPPAPGTHVHRQEQGHRHREDDDDHGRDGESSDSERSDEEEEEEVLSGAIGRCAAILSEALESREAAEERRHREVMAVEERRGRALQARREAGQQCVAELAAAVNQLAGSMLALAAAKHKDKGGAAPPK; encoded by the exons atggccggcgccggcgccctgACGGTGGCGAGGGACTACCGGAGGGGGAACTGGACGCTGCCGGAGACGATGCTGCTGATCGAGGCCAAGCGGAAGGTGCACGAGGAGCGGCACCCAGGGGACCAGGTCCTGGCGCGGTGGCGCTGGGTCGAGGACTACTGCTGGCGCGCCGGGTGCCGGCGCAGCCACAACCAGTGCAACGACCGCTGGGACAACCTCATGCGGGACTACAAGAAGGTGCGCGCCTACGAggtggccggcgccggcgccggcagaGCGCCCAGCTACTGGGCGATGGGCAGAgcggagaggaaggagaagggcctCCCGAGCAACCTCCTCCGCGAGATATACGACGCCATGGGCGAGGTCATCGAGAGGAGGATGAGCTTGGGTGGCTGCGGTGGCGGCAGTGGCGGTGGCGCCGGCGGGACGTTCTTGGGGGCGTCCTCCGGCCTCCTCGACGTCCCCATGCAGGCTTCCCCGCTCGCCCAGTTCCTGCCCCGATCTCTACCTCTAG AACAAGAGACGCGGCATCACGGGTACCGCGTGGCGCATTTCAGCCCCGAGTCGCCGGACAGGAAGAGGAGGCGGCCATCGCTGGACGACCTGCGGCCAGGGATAGGGAGCAGCACGCCACCAGCGCCGGGAACGCACGTCCACCGTCAGGAACAAGGACACCGCCaccgcgaggacgacgacgatcACGGCCGCGACGGCGAGAGCTCCGACTCCGAGCGctccgacgaggaggaggaggaggaggtcctGAGCGGCGCGATCGGTCGGTGCGCGGCGATCCTGTCGGAGGCTCTGGAGAGCCGGGAGgccgcggaggagcggcggcacCGGGAGGTGATGGCCGTGGAGgagcggcgcgggcgagcgctGCAGGCGCGCCGCGAGGCCGGCCAGCAGTGCGTGGCCGAGCTTGCCGCGGCCGTGAACCAGCTCGCCGGGTCCATGctggcgctcgccgccgccaagcACAAGGACaagggcggcgcggcgccgccCAAGTGA